In one window of Henckelia pumila isolate YLH828 chromosome 1, ASM3356847v2, whole genome shotgun sequence DNA:
- the LOC140876478 gene encoding mediator of RNA polymerase II transcription subunit 16 isoform X2, protein MSGARILQLLQSGFQEFLQWLSVRSSGSTKSTFEEKFLSQQPHAPAGWPNFLCVCSVFSSGSIQIHWSQWPPNRSGASSTWFCTSKGLLGAGPSGIMAADAIVTDSGAMHVAGVPIVNPSTVVVWEVTPGPGNGFQVTPKASVNNEVPPSLSPPSWDGYAPLAAYLFRWQEYLLLEAKHGKKQAEHDCSDMVALHCSPVSNFSAYVSPEAAAQSAATTTWGSGVTAVAFDPTRGGSVISVVIVEGQYMSPYDPDEGPSVTGWRVQRWESSVENVVIHQIFGNPSSSFGGQAPKQTVWVSKVIKCIPASSEFKGPTAATLGSASDGKNTPDFGPEAAKRVSFDPFDLPSDVRTLARIVYSAHGGEIAVSFLRGGVHVFSGANFTPVDNYQINVGSAIAAPAFSSTSCCSASVWHDTNSDCTILKIIRVLPPPGPISQAKVNSASWERAIAERFWWSLLVGVDWWDAVGCTQSAAENGIVSLNSVIAVLDADFHSLPSTQHREQYGPSLDRIKCRLLEGTTAQEVRAMVLDMQARLLLDMLGKGIESALMNPSALVQEPWQASGETLSGIDADSMAVEPSLVLSIQAYVDAVLDLASHFITRLRRYASFCRTLASHAATAGTAGNRNVVTSPTQSTSTPATASGAQGGPASSTGSTQMHAWVQGAIAKISNTPDGVPSSAPNPINGPSTFLPISINTGTFPGTPAVRLIGDCHFLHRLCQLLLFCFFFRRTQLPRFIGATQRNTDSTIQKPQPGVQGKSEETHSVAAKPATAVVRSDETQATRTAQVGNGPKGPEEGPNSRSRLGSGNAGQGYTFEEVKVLFLILMDLCRRTSGLAHPLPVSQVGSSNIQVRLHYIDGNYTVLPEVVEASLGPHMQNMPRPRGADAAGLLLRELELHPPAEEWHKRNMYGGPWSDQDDMSLSDDSSKFSTSMDLLDSASSENGDANNGVYGLWPRKRRISERDAAFGLNTSVGLGAYYGIMGSRRDVVTAVWKTGLEGVWYKCIRCLRQTSAFASPGAGNTNHNVKETWWISRWAYGCPMCSGTWVRVV, encoded by the exons ATGAGTGGCGCCAGGATATTGCAGTTGTTACAAAGTGGCTTTCAGGAGTTTCTCCA GTGGCTCTCGGTTAGATCAAGCGGTTCGACAAAGTCCACATTTGAGGAGAAATTTCTTTCACAGCAACCTCATGCTCCAG CTGGTTGGCCAAATTTTCTGTGTGTTTGCTCTGTTTTCTCATCTGGGTCTATTCAGATCCATTGGTCTCAGTGGCCACCTAATCGGAGTGGTGCATCATCTACATGGTTTTGTACAAGTAAAGGGCTTTTGGGTGCTGGGCCCAGTGGGATTATGGCTGCTGATGCTATTGTGACGGATTCTGGAGCCATGCATGTGGCTGGTGTTCCTATTGTGAACCCCTCCACTGTTGTTGTTTGGGAAGTCACGCCTGGCCCTGGGAATGGTTTTCAGGTCACTCCTAAAGCAAGTGTGAATAATGAAGTCCCACCATCACTTAGCCCTCCTTCCTGGGATGGTTATGCCCCATTGGCTGCATATTTGTTTAGGTGGCAGGAGTATCTTTTGTTAGAAGCAAAGCATGGCAAGAAACAGGCAGAACATGATTGCAGTGATATGGTAGCACTTCATTGTTCTCCAGTTTCAAACTTTTCTGCATATGTGAGTCCCGAGGCTGCAGCTCAATCAGCTGCGACTACAACTTGGGGTTCTGGTGTGACAGCTGTTGCCTTTGATCCAACACGTGGCGGTTCAGTTATATCAGTTGTGATAGTTGAAG GGCAATACATGTCCCCTTATGATCCTGATGAGGGTCCTTCTGTCACTGGATGGAGAGTTCAACGTTGGGAATCGTCTGTTGAGAACGTCGTGATTCATCAGATATTTGGAAACCCTAGTTCCAGCTTTGGTGGGCAGGCACCTAAGCAGACAGTTTGGGTCAGTAAAGTAATCAAATGCATTCCAGCATCCAGTGAATTCAAGGGTCCTACAGCAGCAACACTTGGATCAGCCTCTGACGGGAAAAATACACCGGATTTTGGTCCCGAGGCTGCAAAGAGGGTCAGTTTTGATCCTTTTGATCTTCCCAGTGATGTTAGAACTCTTGCGCGAATTGTGTATTCGGCGCATGGTGGTGAAATTGCGGTTTCTTTTCTACGGGGCGGAGTTCACGTCTTCTCTGGTGCAAACTTCACACCTGTTGATAACTATCAGATTAATGTTGGCTCTGCTATTGCTGCTCCTGCTTTCTCTTCTACAAGTTGCTGTTCTGCTTCTGTTTGGCACGATACAAACAGTGATTGCACTATACTAAAAATTATTCGTGTTCTTCCCCCTCCTGGTCCTATCAGCCAGGCGAAAGTTAATTCTGCTTCATGGGAGAGGGCTATTGCAGAGAG ATTTTGGTGGAGTCTATTGGTGGGGGTTGATTGGTGGGATGCTGTTGGCTGTACTCAGAGTGCTGCCGAGAATGGTATTG TTTCATTGAACAGTGTTATTGCTGTGTTGGATGCTGATTTCCACTCCCTTCCCTCCACTCAACACAGAGAGCAGTATGGACCA AGCCTGGACAGAATAAAATGCAGGCTGCTAGAAGGTACTACAGCTCAGGAGGTTCGGGCTATGGTTCTAGACATGCAAGCAAGGTTGTTATTGGACATGCTTGGCAAAGGAATTGAATCAGCATTAATGAATCCTTCTGCCTTGGTGCAAGAACCATGGCAAGCTTCTGGCGAGACTCTGTCCGGCATTGATGCTGACTCAATGGCTGTTGAACCATCTCTAGTCCTTAGCATCCAG GCTTATGTTGATGCAGTCCTTGATCTAGCATCACACTTCATCACACGTCTGCGACGCTACGCAAGTTTCTGCCGCACACTGGCAAGTCATGCTGCCACTGCAGGCACAGCTGGGAACCGTAATGTGGTGACAAGCCCCACCCAAAGTACTTCTACACCAGCTACAGCTTCGG GTGCGCAAGGTGGCCCTGCAAGCTCGACAGGAAGCACTCAGATGCATGCTTGGGTACAAGGAGCAATTGCCAAGATCAGTAATACACCTGACGGGGTTCCTAGTTCTGCACCAAATCCCATAAATGGTCCTTCAACTTTTTTGCCAATAAGTATCAACACTGGAACATTTCCGGGAACACCAGCTGTTAGACTTATTGGAGACTGTCATTTTCTTCACCGGCTATGCCAACTTCTACTGTTTTGTTTTTTCTTCCGGCGAACACAACTACCACGGTTTATTGGGGCTACTCAAAGAAATACAGATTCAACGATCCAAAAACCACAACCTGGGGTGCAAGGCAAATCAGAAGAAACACACTCAGTTGCTGCAAAACCAGCTACAGCTGTGGTCAGGTCGGATGAAACGCAAGCCACAAGAACTGCACAGGTTGGAAATGGGCCAAAAGGACCTGAAGAAGGTCCGAACAGTCGGTCAAGATTAGGTTCTGGCAATGCTGGTCAAGGATACACCTTTGAGGAG GTGAAGGTTCTATTTCTTATACTTATGGATCTTTGTCGGAGGACATCAGGTTTGGCACATCCTCTACCAGTTTCCCAGGTGGGGAGCAGCAACATTCAAGTTCGACTTCATTATATTGATGGAAACTATACTGTTTTACCGGAGGTTGTGGAAGCGTCGCTGGGCCCTCATATGCAG AATATGCCCCGGCCTAGAGGTGCGGATGCTGCAGGTCTGCTTCTTCGGGAGTTGGAACTACATCCTCCAGCTGAAGAGTGGCACAAGAGGAATATGTATGGTGGACCCTGGTCTGATCAGGATGATATGAGTCTCTCAGATGATAGTTCTAAATTTAGCACCTCAATGGATTTACTCGATTCTGCTTCATCTGAGAATGGTGATGCTAATAATGGAGTTTATGGCTTGTGGCCAAGGAAGCGTAGGATCTCTGAAAGAGATGCAGCCTTTGGATTGAACACATCGGTTGGCTTAGGAGCTTATTATGGTATCATGGGGTCCAGAAGAGATGTTGTAACGGCTGTTTGGAAAACAGGACTTGAAGGAGTGTGGTACAAG TGCATCAGATGCCTCCGGCAGACATCTGCTTTTGCATCACCAGGTGCGGGCAACACTAATCATAATGTAAAGGAGACATGGTGGATCAGCCGCTGGGCATATGGATGCCCCATGTGTAGTGGGACATGGGTTCGAGTTGTGTAG
- the LOC140876478 gene encoding mediator of RNA polymerase II transcription subunit 16 isoform X1 — MSINNNKSNSTQSPQPPVAAGAKDSEEDFSSALPDPPSAEKSGDSPCEDDAVMELAPDKDSVPGALNSADDPMDEDFVNPATVFCIKLNQPRSNLLHKMSVPELCRTFSAVAWCGKLNAIACASETCARIPSSSSNPPFWIPIHIVIPERPTECTVFNVIADSPRDSVQFIEWSPTSCPRALLIANFHGRITVWTQPSQGPANLVKDASCWQLEYEWRQDIAVVTKWLSGVSPYRWLSVRSSGSTKSTFEEKFLSQQPHAPAGWPNFLCVCSVFSSGSIQIHWSQWPPNRSGASSTWFCTSKGLLGAGPSGIMAADAIVTDSGAMHVAGVPIVNPSTVVVWEVTPGPGNGFQVTPKASVNNEVPPSLSPPSWDGYAPLAAYLFRWQEYLLLEAKHGKKQAEHDCSDMVALHCSPVSNFSAYVSPEAAAQSAATTTWGSGVTAVAFDPTRGGSVISVVIVEGQYMSPYDPDEGPSVTGWRVQRWESSVENVVIHQIFGNPSSSFGGQAPKQTVWVSKVIKCIPASSEFKGPTAATLGSASDGKNTPDFGPEAAKRVSFDPFDLPSDVRTLARIVYSAHGGEIAVSFLRGGVHVFSGANFTPVDNYQINVGSAIAAPAFSSTSCCSASVWHDTNSDCTILKIIRVLPPPGPISQAKVNSASWERAIAERFWWSLLVGVDWWDAVGCTQSAAENGIVSLNSVIAVLDADFHSLPSTQHREQYGPSLDRIKCRLLEGTTAQEVRAMVLDMQARLLLDMLGKGIESALMNPSALVQEPWQASGETLSGIDADSMAVEPSLVLSIQAYVDAVLDLASHFITRLRRYASFCRTLASHAATAGTAGNRNVVTSPTQSTSTPATASGAQGGPASSTGSTQMHAWVQGAIAKISNTPDGVPSSAPNPINGPSTFLPISINTGTFPGTPAVRLIGDCHFLHRLCQLLLFCFFFRRTQLPRFIGATQRNTDSTIQKPQPGVQGKSEETHSVAAKPATAVVRSDETQATRTAQVGNGPKGPEEGPNSRSRLGSGNAGQGYTFEEVKVLFLILMDLCRRTSGLAHPLPVSQVGSSNIQVRLHYIDGNYTVLPEVVEASLGPHMQNMPRPRGADAAGLLLRELELHPPAEEWHKRNMYGGPWSDQDDMSLSDDSSKFSTSMDLLDSASSENGDANNGVYGLWPRKRRISERDAAFGLNTSVGLGAYYGIMGSRRDVVTAVWKTGLEGVWYKCIRCLRQTSAFASPGAGNTNHNVKETWWISRWAYGCPMCSGTWVRVV; from the exons ATGagtattaataataataaatccaatTCCACTCAATCTCCACAACCACCAGTCGCGGCTGGTGCCAAGGACTCCGAGGAAGACTTCTCTTCCGCACTTCCCGACCCTCCTTCTGCGGAAAAGTCAGGGGACTCGCCTTGCGAAGACGACGCGGTGATGGAGCTCGCTCCCGACAAGGATTCAGTGCCTGGGGCGCTCAATTCCGCCGATGATCCCATGGATGAGGATTTCGTCAATCCGGCGACTGTTTTCTGCATAAAGCTTAACCAGCCCAGGTCCAATTTGCTGCATAAAATGAGTGTTCCCGAGCTCTGCCGCACTTTTAG TGCTGTTGCTTGGTGTGGGAAGTTAAATGCCATAGCTTGTGCCTCAGAAACTTGTGCGAGAATCCCCAG TTCGTCTTCCAATCCTCCATTTTGGATCCCTATACATATAGTCATTCCAGAGCGACCGACTGAGTGCACAGTTTtcaatgttatagcag ATTCTCCTCGCGATTCTGTTCAGTTCATTGAGTGGTCTCCTACATCGTGTCCTCGAGCACTGCTGATAGCTAATTTCCATGGGAGGATAACCGTCTGGACTCAACCTTCTCAG GGACCTGCAAATCTTGTGAAAGACGCTAGTTGCTGGCAGCTGGAATATGAGTGGCGCCAGGATATTGCAGTTGTTACAAAGTGGCTTTCAGGAGTTTCTCCA TACAGGTGGCTCTCGGTTAGATCAAGCGGTTCGACAAAGTCCACATTTGAGGAGAAATTTCTTTCACAGCAACCTCATGCTCCAG CTGGTTGGCCAAATTTTCTGTGTGTTTGCTCTGTTTTCTCATCTGGGTCTATTCAGATCCATTGGTCTCAGTGGCCACCTAATCGGAGTGGTGCATCATCTACATGGTTTTGTACAAGTAAAGGGCTTTTGGGTGCTGGGCCCAGTGGGATTATGGCTGCTGATGCTATTGTGACGGATTCTGGAGCCATGCATGTGGCTGGTGTTCCTATTGTGAACCCCTCCACTGTTGTTGTTTGGGAAGTCACGCCTGGCCCTGGGAATGGTTTTCAGGTCACTCCTAAAGCAAGTGTGAATAATGAAGTCCCACCATCACTTAGCCCTCCTTCCTGGGATGGTTATGCCCCATTGGCTGCATATTTGTTTAGGTGGCAGGAGTATCTTTTGTTAGAAGCAAAGCATGGCAAGAAACAGGCAGAACATGATTGCAGTGATATGGTAGCACTTCATTGTTCTCCAGTTTCAAACTTTTCTGCATATGTGAGTCCCGAGGCTGCAGCTCAATCAGCTGCGACTACAACTTGGGGTTCTGGTGTGACAGCTGTTGCCTTTGATCCAACACGTGGCGGTTCAGTTATATCAGTTGTGATAGTTGAAG GGCAATACATGTCCCCTTATGATCCTGATGAGGGTCCTTCTGTCACTGGATGGAGAGTTCAACGTTGGGAATCGTCTGTTGAGAACGTCGTGATTCATCAGATATTTGGAAACCCTAGTTCCAGCTTTGGTGGGCAGGCACCTAAGCAGACAGTTTGGGTCAGTAAAGTAATCAAATGCATTCCAGCATCCAGTGAATTCAAGGGTCCTACAGCAGCAACACTTGGATCAGCCTCTGACGGGAAAAATACACCGGATTTTGGTCCCGAGGCTGCAAAGAGGGTCAGTTTTGATCCTTTTGATCTTCCCAGTGATGTTAGAACTCTTGCGCGAATTGTGTATTCGGCGCATGGTGGTGAAATTGCGGTTTCTTTTCTACGGGGCGGAGTTCACGTCTTCTCTGGTGCAAACTTCACACCTGTTGATAACTATCAGATTAATGTTGGCTCTGCTATTGCTGCTCCTGCTTTCTCTTCTACAAGTTGCTGTTCTGCTTCTGTTTGGCACGATACAAACAGTGATTGCACTATACTAAAAATTATTCGTGTTCTTCCCCCTCCTGGTCCTATCAGCCAGGCGAAAGTTAATTCTGCTTCATGGGAGAGGGCTATTGCAGAGAG ATTTTGGTGGAGTCTATTGGTGGGGGTTGATTGGTGGGATGCTGTTGGCTGTACTCAGAGTGCTGCCGAGAATGGTATTG TTTCATTGAACAGTGTTATTGCTGTGTTGGATGCTGATTTCCACTCCCTTCCCTCCACTCAACACAGAGAGCAGTATGGACCA AGCCTGGACAGAATAAAATGCAGGCTGCTAGAAGGTACTACAGCTCAGGAGGTTCGGGCTATGGTTCTAGACATGCAAGCAAGGTTGTTATTGGACATGCTTGGCAAAGGAATTGAATCAGCATTAATGAATCCTTCTGCCTTGGTGCAAGAACCATGGCAAGCTTCTGGCGAGACTCTGTCCGGCATTGATGCTGACTCAATGGCTGTTGAACCATCTCTAGTCCTTAGCATCCAG GCTTATGTTGATGCAGTCCTTGATCTAGCATCACACTTCATCACACGTCTGCGACGCTACGCAAGTTTCTGCCGCACACTGGCAAGTCATGCTGCCACTGCAGGCACAGCTGGGAACCGTAATGTGGTGACAAGCCCCACCCAAAGTACTTCTACACCAGCTACAGCTTCGG GTGCGCAAGGTGGCCCTGCAAGCTCGACAGGAAGCACTCAGATGCATGCTTGGGTACAAGGAGCAATTGCCAAGATCAGTAATACACCTGACGGGGTTCCTAGTTCTGCACCAAATCCCATAAATGGTCCTTCAACTTTTTTGCCAATAAGTATCAACACTGGAACATTTCCGGGAACACCAGCTGTTAGACTTATTGGAGACTGTCATTTTCTTCACCGGCTATGCCAACTTCTACTGTTTTGTTTTTTCTTCCGGCGAACACAACTACCACGGTTTATTGGGGCTACTCAAAGAAATACAGATTCAACGATCCAAAAACCACAACCTGGGGTGCAAGGCAAATCAGAAGAAACACACTCAGTTGCTGCAAAACCAGCTACAGCTGTGGTCAGGTCGGATGAAACGCAAGCCACAAGAACTGCACAGGTTGGAAATGGGCCAAAAGGACCTGAAGAAGGTCCGAACAGTCGGTCAAGATTAGGTTCTGGCAATGCTGGTCAAGGATACACCTTTGAGGAG GTGAAGGTTCTATTTCTTATACTTATGGATCTTTGTCGGAGGACATCAGGTTTGGCACATCCTCTACCAGTTTCCCAGGTGGGGAGCAGCAACATTCAAGTTCGACTTCATTATATTGATGGAAACTATACTGTTTTACCGGAGGTTGTGGAAGCGTCGCTGGGCCCTCATATGCAG AATATGCCCCGGCCTAGAGGTGCGGATGCTGCAGGTCTGCTTCTTCGGGAGTTGGAACTACATCCTCCAGCTGAAGAGTGGCACAAGAGGAATATGTATGGTGGACCCTGGTCTGATCAGGATGATATGAGTCTCTCAGATGATAGTTCTAAATTTAGCACCTCAATGGATTTACTCGATTCTGCTTCATCTGAGAATGGTGATGCTAATAATGGAGTTTATGGCTTGTGGCCAAGGAAGCGTAGGATCTCTGAAAGAGATGCAGCCTTTGGATTGAACACATCGGTTGGCTTAGGAGCTTATTATGGTATCATGGGGTCCAGAAGAGATGTTGTAACGGCTGTTTGGAAAACAGGACTTGAAGGAGTGTGGTACAAG TGCATCAGATGCCTCCGGCAGACATCTGCTTTTGCATCACCAGGTGCGGGCAACACTAATCATAATGTAAAGGAGACATGGTGGATCAGCCGCTGGGCATATGGATGCCCCATGTGTAGTGGGACATGGGTTCGAGTTGTGTAG
- the LOC140893224 gene encoding E3 ubiquitin-protein ligase AIRP2-like isoform X1: protein MYVSGGAQVRKSFKDSLKLLEADIQHANTLASDFSREYDGACLQMRMSYSPAAHFFLFLVQWTDCHFAGALGLLRILIYKVYVDGTTTMSTHERKASIREFYAIIYPSLLQLQRGVTDSEDKKQKAVCFERYRRRDEEEHRHCSDLDIEREEECGICMEMNSKVVLPNCNHVMCLKCYREWHSRSQSCPFCRDSLKRVNSGDLWVFLDSRDVIDMGAITRENLKRLFLYVEKLPLVVPDTLFDAYDTHVR from the exons ATGTACGTTAGCGGTGGCGCTCAAGTGCGGAAGTCGTTCAAGGATTCGCTGAAATTGCTGGAAGCGGACATTCAGCATGCTAATACTCT GGCATCTGATTTTTCACGTGAGTATGATGGCGCTTGCCTACAAATGAGGATGTCATATAGTCCAGCAGCGCACTTCTTCCTTTTCTTGGTGCAGTGGACTGATTGCCACTTTGCTGGTGCACTTGGATTATTGAGAATCTTGATATATAAA GTATATGTTGATGGCACCACCACCATGTCCACTCATGAGAGGAAAGCCAGCATTAGGGAATTTTATG CCATTATTTATCCCTCTTTATTGCAACTTCAAAGAGGTGTTACTGATTCAGAAGATAAAAAGCAGAAAGCTGTATGCTTTGAGAGATACAGGAGAAGAGATGAAGAAGAACATAGGCACTGTTCTGATTTAGATATTGAAAGGGAAGAGGAATGTGGAATTTGCATGGAAATGAACAGTAAGGTAGTCTTACCAAACTGCAACCATGTCATGTGCCTTAAATGCTATCGGGAATG GCACTCAAGATCACAATCATGTCCCTTTTGCCGTGACAGCTTAAAGAGGGTAAACTCTGGCGATCTATGGGTATTTCTGGATAGCAGAGATGTGATAGACATGGGTGCAATAACAAGGGAGAATTTGAAGCGATTGTTCTTGTATGTTGAAAAACTGCCCTTGGTTGTCCCTGATACTTTATTTGATGCTTATGATACACATGTGAGGTAA
- the LOC140893224 gene encoding E3 ubiquitin-protein ligase AIRP2-like isoform X2 encodes MRMSYSPAAHFFLFLVQWTDCHFAGALGLLRILIYKVYVDGTTTMSTHERKASIREFYAIIYPSLLQLQRGVTDSEDKKQKAVCFERYRRRDEEEHRHCSDLDIEREEECGICMEMNSKVVLPNCNHVMCLKCYREWHSRSQSCPFCRDSLKRVNSGDLWVFLDSRDVIDMGAITRENLKRLFLYVEKLPLVVPDTLFDAYDTHVR; translated from the exons ATGAGGATGTCATATAGTCCAGCAGCGCACTTCTTCCTTTTCTTGGTGCAGTGGACTGATTGCCACTTTGCTGGTGCACTTGGATTATTGAGAATCTTGATATATAAA GTATATGTTGATGGCACCACCACCATGTCCACTCATGAGAGGAAAGCCAGCATTAGGGAATTTTATG CCATTATTTATCCCTCTTTATTGCAACTTCAAAGAGGTGTTACTGATTCAGAAGATAAAAAGCAGAAAGCTGTATGCTTTGAGAGATACAGGAGAAGAGATGAAGAAGAACATAGGCACTGTTCTGATTTAGATATTGAAAGGGAAGAGGAATGTGGAATTTGCATGGAAATGAACAGTAAGGTAGTCTTACCAAACTGCAACCATGTCATGTGCCTTAAATGCTATCGGGAATG GCACTCAAGATCACAATCATGTCCCTTTTGCCGTGACAGCTTAAAGAGGGTAAACTCTGGCGATCTATGGGTATTTCTGGATAGCAGAGATGTGATAGACATGGGTGCAATAACAAGGGAGAATTTGAAGCGATTGTTCTTGTATGTTGAAAAACTGCCCTTGGTTGTCCCTGATACTTTATTTGATGCTTATGATACACATGTGAGGTAA